From Zea mays cultivar B73 chromosome 3, Zm-B73-REFERENCE-NAM-5.0, whole genome shotgun sequence:
aataagcGGCGAAGAACGTGATTCAAGTAGTATAACAAGAGTAAGCCATGCCCGGCAGCTCCTTTTGCGTCGCCTAATAGGAGAGCTGACGAGTTGCTGTCGGTGACGACCAAACCAATCGCAATGAACTCACGACACAAGAAAGAAACACAACGAGAGTTATATGGCTTGTTATACGCACACGTATGAATATAGTATTGTGGATGTAGGGCCCAGCGCACGCATTATGATTATATGGAGCTTACTGTTATAGCACTACAGTAGTGTTTCCTTATATATGTTAGCTGATGTTCAGAACAACGCACAATGAAACAGAAATGAGACAGGCGCCGCGGATTATAGGGTAGGCACAGGCCAGCCAATCAGTAAGCTAGCTCTCCAGCTCAACATGTTAATCGATCTTTGACCAGGGAAAAGGCACCACCCCATCAGCATCAAATATAGTAAGAGGTTTGTTATATGCCTGAACAGCAAACGTCCGGCGTGCAGAGCGCCTTTCACTGCTGCTCTGAATTTCATCATCCAATGAGCATGAGCCACTACTAGTGTCAATAGGCAAGACGGTGTGCCGTGCCACTAGGCAAGTACGGCTTGGTTCATCCCTGCTGGGCCAATTGGAGCCCATTTATATGGATGGATCCTTGGAATTGTTTGATCCATCGGATTGTTCCTCTGTGGAAGCCCAACTACACTCGAGTGGTACCGTACGCCATTCACCCTTTTACGAGAGGATTGTTCTATTCACGAGAAGGGCCAAGACTAGTAGCATCTTGTATCGTCATCGCCGTGATCCCATGGCACCTCTTCCCTTCGCACTCCGTGCCCGGCCGCCGTCCTGCCCATACGCCCATACGGGTAATGCCATACCCCATCACAACGGTCCGTCTATCCCTTCCCTTGGAAACGTCCACGCATCCTCCGTCTCCGTCCCCATCTCGCGAAGCTAGCGGGAATAACAAGCAACGATACCTACGACGACCTACCCCCCTTTCCCTGCTCTCTCCTTCCAACTCTTGTTTCTGCAACGCCAGGGCGCAACCATgggtcagcagcagcaagggccggCGGCCAGGCGGATGGCCACGCTCGCCTCCCACCTGCGCCATCCCTCCGTCTCTCACCCTCAGGTCAGACACCGCGCTCCCCCCTCCCTCTTCCACCTTTCCGGCTCGTTTAGTTCGACGACCTCCGTAACAGGGGACGGCGGCGGTTCGCTTGGATTCGcttcgccgccgcccgcccgccctccCGTCTCTCGACTCGAACGCCAGTGAATTCGAGCCCCAAAGGTCAAGGGGATCCTTCGCCGCAGCGCGGGCTCGCCCAAAGCAGGACCTTGGCATCAAAGGAGGCTCCTTTGGTCCTGATGGGATGGGAGCCGTATAACCATATTAACTTCCAGTGCCACCACTGTCTTGGATCGTGGATCGGGTTGTGCATGCCTACCAGTACCAACGGCCGAATTGTTTTGTATGGGGATTGCTGATTCAATTCCTGTTCCTGAATGTATCCACTGCCAAATGTTGACCGGACAGCTACATATATTTACTGCATTGTGCGTGGTGGTAGTATCGCTCTCGCATTTTACTGAACTGCACCTGGAAAGTAGTTTGTGCGCCTAAATGTGCGCAATTCTGTCAAGTACCGGAATCCGATCGAGTCTCTTAGAGTTCTAGGTTTCGTTCCTTACTTTCTGATACTTGAATGACGACACCTACCTTTGTAAACCACATGTGACATGGTTTTAACAGAACGTCACGTGGATCTAGTGACAAACACAAAAGCTTCCTCCTCATCCTTTTTGGAACCTTTTAAATTGGTTGCCAACGACCTGTCTAGGGATTTTAGAATCTTCTCCAAACTAGTCACACTGATGGGTGATGGGTTCCCACCTTATTCAGACTAAAAATGCACTCTGGGCTCTACTTTTCATATCTGCTAAATTTTCTTATGTTGCTTTGTTTTGAAGATGGAAGATGTTCCCCTCTTGAGGGGATCCAATTGCCGTGCAAAAGGTGCGGCGCCAGGCTTCAAAGTCGCGATCTTGGGTGCAGCAGGTGGGATTGGGCAGCCACTTGCGCTATTGATGAAGATGAACCCTCTTGTTTCGGTGCTCCATCTATACGATGTCGTCAACGCACCTGGTGTCACAGCCGACATCAGCCACATGAACACTGGTGCTGTGGTATGCTTAACTTTATCCGAGACGGTACATTACTGTTGTAGCTAGTTGATGGTACACCTCTACTGCAGTTGGTTCCCAACTGGATTCTTAGGTCATATTTAGAGGACATAAAGTGCTGCAGCCTGCATCTGCAAACACATATTAGCTACTGTCTACTGTACTTAAGACTCGTTCTGAAGTACTACAATTTTCCACTGGAATGCTTGGGAGACAAATTGGAGTTGCCTTGTGAAATGCAGTCACAATTTTTTTACCTGGATATCTTCAGATATCCATTAATTTTTTTAATGTCTGACCACTCGCTGCTATCTGGATACCCCCCCGCCCTCCCGTGCTGTGTCCTACAAACATAAAATTATTTATCTTGTTCACCATTATGTCTATTTTTTTCTTTATCTTTTGGTGTAGTTATGCTAATAAATTCTACAGGTACGTGGCTTCTTGGGCCAGCCACAGTTGGAAAATGCCCTGGCTGGAATGGATCTTGTAATAATTCCTGCTGGTGTCCCTCGGAAACCTGGGATGACAAGGGATGATTTGTTCAACATAAATGCTGGAATAGTCCGTACCCTGTGTGAAGGAATTGCAAAATGCTGCCCTAATGCAATTGTGAATGTGATCAGTAATCCTGTCAACTCTACCGTCCCAATTGCTGCTGAAGTTTTCAAGAAAGCTGGAACTTATGACCCTAAGCGGCTTTTAGGTGTGACCACACTTGACGTAGTGAGAGCAAATACGTTTGTGGTATGTATATCAATAGGGTTTTGACATGATATGCTATGCAACATTGTATTCCTTCATGGGCTCAAAATTCATCCATTTTGTTTTTACAGGGAGAGGTTCTTGGACTTGACCCCAGAGAGGTAAATGTTCCAGTCATTGGTGGGCATGCAGGAATTACGATACTACCACTCCTTTCACAGGTCAGGAGTATTTTCAAACTTCAATTGCTACAAAATTCGGAACCATGTACAATCTGTATGATGGAAACGACAGAAAATCAGTGACACTTCATTTATTTTTATGCTCTGCCTTTTTCAATAGGTGAATCCTTCCTGCTCATTCACCTCGGAAGAGGTTAAATACCTCACTTCTCGCATACAGAATGGTGGGACAGAAGTAGTCGAGGTATATGTTCCTTACAGTCTACTAATCCTCATATGCTACATCTCTTATGCAAAACGAGGGAACGAAAGCCAGTTCCACAAATTACTTTTACAGTTTCTCTGCTACGTATGTTGCTTCCGTTCTGCATCCAATTAACTGTGTGCACACTGATTTCATTTGTGTGGCTGAACTGAGCAGAAaaagtgttggtcacttgttctcaaatgctatgagttaagaacaaggcaacacaaaatgttaaatgttaatgtaattcgtccttcgaagcattattttccttaggatataatgattttcagacgaaggttatgaaggacataccttcatcaatgcaatatatgttaataaaagaaaaaacatatgaaatatgagaagcaacataaacaatcatataacgttattaattcattctcattatattaacctggaaagacagaaacaatattgaattacaagtgtactttcgacttgacagaaggtaaaagtacaagcgtgacgcaaaagcgaatacaagtcagcgtgaacaatacgggggtactgttcatctatttatatgcacatgacacagcctgtcagaaattacattcatgcccttcatatttactattgacttatggacaactatacaaggactaaatagcctttttccctttaagtcggttccttgttccgccatttagccgaagctcctttgctcgtagcttcggagcaacaccaGCCTTCGTCATGACCATGCTCTTCACATTGTGCAtacttttaacccgagtccgaaggtgcctgttcacATGTCACACTTAAAAGACATTGttaagtcgtgtttttgaggaccttcggaagacgaaggccccaacaatCAGCATGCTTAATTAGTTATTTTTTAGAATAAGGGTTAGATCTCTAATAAAATGTATGTGCCGGTTTATGGACAATCACTATGTGATATAAGAGGCACACTAGGTACATATTTGCTTAATGTAACATCTTGATCCTGACAACAAGAGTCTATTACTATGTGCCTATTTATGTAACATTTTCATACCAATGTAAGATACTAGGTTTTGGTATTTGTTATTATTTACATATGTTTTCTTAAGTGAAGGTCTTGCATTTGTTTTTTCCCAAACTCTGGATTGCCCTGCTACATAAAAAAAAAATCATTTTTTGCTTATTGTTGGTATGTTTCAGGCTAAAGCTGGAGCAGGATCAGCAACTCTTTCAATGGTTGGTACCTTGTATGCACATCGATGTCCATAATGTGCAAGTTCCAAATGGTGATTCAGTTAACACTAATACTACCTTACCTTTGCAGGCCTATGCAGCTGCCAAATTTGCAGATGCTTGCCTGAGAGGATTGCGTGGTGATGCTGGGATAATAGAGTGCTCTTATGTGGCTTctcaggtttctttccttttttgTATACAGTTCAAAACCATCATTTAGGTTCCGCTTTGATTGACCTTTTTGACTTTTTGTTGACCCAAATTATTTATTTACGACTTCTGTTTCCCTTGTACTGTGGTTGAAGGTCACAGAGTTGCCTTTCTTTGCATCCAAAGTGCGGCTAGGGCGATGTGGCATTGAGGAGATCCTACCACTTGGACCATTAAATGAGTTCGAGAGGTCTGTATTCCATACTCGAACTTACAACTACTCAGGTTCTTGTTGTGAATTGAAAGTCGCATGCTCTGCATTATTCAACGGCCATTTCACACATGCTTTCCGTCGAGTTATATATCTCAGCAAATTAGTTTGTTCAGCTACTTTTCGTctacaacaacaggttcatcttgCCCACTCATCTGACCCACCATGATTTGGATCCGCCAGGTTGTAGTAGTTATTAGGCTATGGTCAACATACCTTGCATATGGCTGTGCAAAATAATATTCTGCACTGTagactgtactgttcacgtggtgaagtttgaaataagagATCGGATGAGTAACGTTGCTAGAGATAGCCTTACTGACGATAAGTCATTCTTATGTCTTGTTTTCTTCTGCGCAAGGACGTATTGGCCAGAAATGTTTCATAGACCGGGAATACAGTTTACAGGAGAAAGCATGAATGCGTTATGCAGCCATGCGCCGTTCTCCTGACTAGTGGACTGAAACCGAATGAGTTTTCAGTGGCATAGAAATACCAGGGCCATATTATTCATCACAGCCTGTTAGTACTGATGTAGGCCGCCGAAGATGAATCATCAAACACGCAGGGTGATAGGAGTGCGCATTGTTAAATGCCATTATTTTACATTATTTATCTATTATGACCTGCATCACTTCCGTTTTCTTCCCACATCACTGTCATGCAGATCTGGTCTGGAGAAGGCAAAGAAAGAGCTGGCGGAGAGTATCCAGAAGGGCGTCTCTTTCATCAAGTGAGGCCGGCGACGGCCAGCCCAACATAGAAATAGATGTGGCGTGTTTCTGCTTCTTGAGAACTCATCTTGTTATCTCTCTGTAAGACTGAGTGCATGACACGAATAATCCACGTACACGGCTGTACTAAAAAGATGATGAATCTGTGGTGGCTAAAAAAAGGGAAATAGAAAAGTCTGGTAATAAAAGTTGTTTCTGAACAAATGGGTTTCTGAAGTCATATACTGGTATGCAACAACTGAAGAACACGATATAATACGGTTGCATGCATGTATGGTGAACGATGATGATCTGCATATCTTCAGTCGTCATTT
This genomic window contains:
- the LOC100193491 gene encoding Malate dehydrogenase, glyoxysomal — its product is MGQQQQGPAARRMATLASHLRHPSVSHPQMEDVPLLRGSNCRAKGAAPGFKVAILGAAGGIGQPLALLMKMNPLVSVLHLYDVVNAPGVTADISHMNTGAVVRGFLGQPQLENALAGMDLVIIPAGVPRKPGMTRDDLFNINAGIVRTLCEGIAKCCPNAIVNVISNPVNSTVPIAAEVFKKAGTYDPKRLLGVTTLDVVRANTFVGEVLGLDPREVNVPVIGGHAGITILPLLSQVNPSCSFTSEEVKYLTSRIQNGGTEVVEAKAGAGSATLSMAYAAAKFADACLRGLRGDAGIIECSYVASQVTELPFFASKVRLGRCGIEEILPLGPLNEFERSGLEKAKKELAESIQKGVSFIK